One genomic segment of Amycolatopsis sp. Hca4 includes these proteins:
- a CDS encoding polyketide synthase — MRHAEARARGLRVHGAILAGGLNHNGTTNGLAAPSSRAQAGLLTGVRRRHRIDPARIALVETHGTGTELGDPLELAGLKQAFGGDVLLGAVKPLIGHTLVCSGLAGVIKVLLGFRHATIPPAVPAPDGAAYLDLSPFRVNAEPVPWPEDKPLAAVSAFGFTGSNGHVVLSRPDPAGAPVRPRPRPLPFCFSAESRQGLEELGSRLREVVGELPEEQLSDLSQLLLRRPRRKHARVVVADGRRRLLDALADAADAADAPLDDDLRELVTLWQAGDIAAMRRKLTAPAELADVALPDYPFQRQRHWALDAPAAPADAAPGGAVRAGAVQVGPAPADAVPADPVPAGAAQADALQVGPAPADAVPADPVPADPAPAGAVPADAAPPDAVPAEPMPVGAGELAERLCAGLTTLLGFGDGEDRVRPGTRIATLGLDSLSAVQLLAPYRQGPNPVRAHELFGFATVADLAQAIARAPAGRARNCGGRKREAAGPRCSSRR; from the coding sequence ATGCGCCACGCCGAGGCGCGGGCGCGCGGGCTGCGCGTGCACGGAGCGATCCTGGCCGGCGGCCTCAACCACAACGGCACCACCAACGGTCTCGCCGCGCCGAGCAGCCGGGCTCAAGCCGGTTTGCTGACCGGAGTCCGTCGGCGCCACCGGATCGACCCCGCCCGCATCGCACTCGTGGAAACCCACGGCACCGGCACGGAGCTGGGCGATCCGCTGGAACTGGCCGGGCTCAAGCAGGCGTTCGGCGGCGACGTGCTGCTCGGAGCGGTGAAACCGCTCATCGGGCACACGCTGGTGTGCTCCGGCCTCGCCGGGGTGATCAAGGTCCTGCTCGGCTTCCGCCACGCCACGATCCCGCCCGCGGTCCCGGCACCGGACGGGGCCGCCTACCTCGATCTCTCGCCGTTCCGCGTCAACGCCGAACCGGTGCCGTGGCCGGAGGACAAGCCGCTGGCGGCGGTGAGCGCGTTCGGTTTCACCGGGTCCAACGGCCACGTCGTCCTGTCCCGGCCCGATCCCGCCGGGGCACCGGTGCGGCCCCGCCCGCGTCCGCTCCCGTTCTGCTTCTCCGCCGAATCGCGGCAAGGTCTCGAGGAACTGGGGAGCCGCCTCCGCGAGGTGGTCGGTGAGCTGCCGGAGGAGCAGTTGTCGGACCTGTCGCAGCTGCTGCTGCGGCGCCCCCGGCGGAAACACGCGCGGGTCGTCGTCGCCGACGGGCGGCGTCGGCTGCTCGACGCTCTCGCGGATGCCGCGGATGCCGCGGATGCTCCGCTGGACGACGATCTGCGCGAACTGGTGACACTCTGGCAGGCCGGGGACATCGCCGCGATGCGCCGGAAGCTGACCGCGCCCGCCGAGCTGGCGGACGTGGCGCTTCCCGACTACCCCTTCCAGCGCCAACGCCACTGGGCGCTGGACGCGCCCGCAGCACCGGCCGATGCGGCGCCGGGTGGTGCGGTGCGGGCTGGTGCAGTGCAAGTTGGCCCGGCACCGGCCGATGCGGTGCCGGCCGACCCGGTGCCGGCTGGTGCGGCGCAGGCCGATGCATTGCAAGTTGGCCCGGCACCGGCCGATGCAGTGCCGGCCGACCCGGTGCCGGCCGACCCGGCGCCGGCTGGTGCGGTGCCGGCCGATGCTGCCCCACCCGATGCGGTGCCGGCCGAGCCGATGCCGGTCGGCGCCGGGGAACTGGCCGAGCGGCTGTGCGCCGGCTTGACCACCCTGCTGGGCTTCGGCGACGGGGAAGACCGGGTGCGTCCCGGCACCCGGATCGCCACCCTCGGCCTCGATTCACTGTCGGCCGTCCAGCTGCTCGCGCCGTACCGGCAGGGGCCGAACCCGGTCCGGGCGCACGAGCTCTTCGGCTTCGCGACCGTCGCCGACCTCGCGCAGGCCATTGCGCGCGCGCCGGCGGGTCGAGCCCGCAATTGCGGTGGCAGGAAGAGGGAAGCGGCCGGACCACGGTGCTCCTCCCGCCGCTGA
- a CDS encoding ABC-F family ATP-binding cassette domain-containing protein produces MADRDVLAAGRRSAHFAAEDVQVTLGDRVVLRNISLTVAAGERIGLIGENGRGKSTLLRVLAGDLPVQRGDVLRAVPGRPGFLPQQPDFPDGTTVADVVAGARSAVAELAAQLHSLEEAMADDDADLPALLAEYGDLQEEFARLGGWEADARAGEALDVFGLGSVDRERLTSTLSGGERARLALAALVLREPAGLLLDEPTNHLDDRAVEWLVQWLSGYPGPCLIASHDRVLLDAAATAIVDLDGPRGEAVRYGGNYRDYLDEQARARARWEQRYREWAGEVHDARARLEGAGRSGGAGRGPRDNNKLAYNAAGSAAEAAAARATRAAHRQLTALLENRVPRPPEPLRFTAAASAQPDAHEAGILLSAEDVTVGTVLRDVNLVLPPGERLVVTGPNGSGKSTLLRTLAGVVRPDRGQVVRAPAARIGYLPQDVDFGGESRNLLDAFAARRETYREDAAAELVRFGLFRRRDFEVPVTRLSVGQQRRLCLALLFAGAPDVLLLDEPANHLSLLLVEQLEQAVAEFPGPVVLVTHDRTVRERFGSRVRELADGRLTAAG; encoded by the coding sequence ATGGCGGACAGGGACGTGCTCGCCGCCGGCCGCCGGTCGGCCCACTTCGCGGCCGAAGACGTGCAGGTCACCCTCGGCGACCGGGTGGTGCTGCGCAACATCTCCTTGACCGTAGCGGCCGGCGAGCGGATCGGCCTGATCGGCGAAAACGGCCGGGGGAAGTCCACGCTGCTGCGGGTGCTGGCGGGCGACTTGCCGGTGCAGCGCGGTGACGTGCTGCGGGCGGTGCCGGGGCGGCCGGGGTTCCTCCCGCAGCAGCCGGACTTCCCGGACGGCACGACAGTCGCCGACGTGGTCGCCGGAGCTCGCTCGGCGGTAGCGGAGCTGGCCGCGCAGCTGCACTCGCTCGAAGAGGCGATGGCGGATGACGACGCGGATCTGCCCGCGTTGCTGGCCGAGTACGGCGATCTCCAGGAGGAGTTCGCCCGGCTGGGCGGCTGGGAAGCCGACGCGCGCGCCGGGGAGGCGCTCGACGTCTTCGGGCTCGGTTCCGTCGACCGCGAGCGGCTCACGTCCACGTTGTCCGGCGGAGAGCGGGCCAGGCTGGCCCTGGCCGCGCTGGTGCTGCGGGAGCCGGCGGGCCTGCTGCTGGACGAGCCGACGAACCACCTGGACGACCGCGCGGTGGAATGGCTGGTGCAGTGGCTGTCCGGGTACCCCGGGCCGTGCCTGATCGCCTCGCACGACCGCGTCCTGCTCGATGCGGCGGCCACGGCCATCGTGGACCTCGACGGGCCCCGCGGCGAAGCCGTGCGCTACGGCGGGAACTACCGCGACTACCTCGACGAGCAGGCCCGCGCCCGTGCCCGGTGGGAACAGCGCTACCGCGAGTGGGCCGGCGAAGTGCACGATGCCCGTGCCCGGCTCGAAGGTGCCGGCCGGAGCGGCGGGGCCGGCCGGGGCCCGCGGGACAACAACAAGCTGGCCTACAACGCGGCGGGCAGCGCGGCCGAGGCGGCCGCGGCGCGGGCGACCCGGGCGGCGCACCGGCAGCTGACGGCATTGCTGGAGAACCGGGTCCCGCGGCCTCCGGAGCCGCTGCGCTTCACCGCCGCGGCGAGCGCCCAGCCGGACGCGCACGAGGCCGGGATCCTGCTGTCGGCGGAGGACGTCACGGTCGGGACGGTGCTCCGCGACGTGAATCTGGTGCTGCCGCCCGGTGAGCGCCTGGTCGTCACCGGTCCGAACGGGAGCGGCAAGTCGACGTTGCTGCGGACGCTGGCCGGCGTGGTGCGTCCGGACCGCGGGCAGGTGGTCCGGGCGCCCGCCGCGCGGATCGGGTACCTGCCCCAGGACGTGGACTTCGGCGGGGAGAGCCGGAACCTGCTCGACGCCTTCGCCGCCCGGCGGGAAACCTACCGCGAGGACGCGGCCGCGGAACTGGTGCGGTTCGGGTTGTTCCGGCGACGGGACTTCGAGGTGCCGGTCACCAGGTTGTCCGTGGGCCAGCAGCGGCGCCTGTGCCTGGCGTTGCTGTTCGCCGGCGCACCGGACGTCCTGCTGCTGGACGAGCCGGCCAACCACCTGAGCCTGCTGCTGGTCGAGCAGCTCGAACAGGCCGTCGCGGAGTTCCCCGGGCCGGTGGTGCTGGTGACGCACGACCGCACGGTGCGCGAGCGGTTCGGTTCACGGGTGCGGGAACTGGCGGACGGACGGCTGACCGCTGCCGGCTGA
- a CDS encoding alpha/beta fold hydrolase → MTFTSHGFDHVRLPGAGGVELAAAVGGSGDPVVLLHGFPQTHLMWRHVAERLAGEHTVICPDLRGYGASDKPAADDRSVYAKRTMADDVVKLAAALGHERFALVGHDRGALVAFRAGLDHPESVTHLGILDVVPTLDMWHVLHGVPAAVGYHLFLMAQPPGLPETMIANSADAFFGSFLDAWANDPAAIPAEVRAEYLRASAAAVPSIVADYRASADVDVEHDQADLDAGSQLAMPVTVVQQDWGAQLGYDAAAVWKAWAPDLDHRLTRAGHFMAEEAPGEIAAAIRDLLAR, encoded by the coding sequence ATGACTTTCACCAGCCACGGCTTCGACCACGTCCGCCTGCCCGGCGCCGGCGGCGTGGAACTGGCGGCCGCCGTCGGCGGCAGCGGCGACCCGGTCGTGCTGCTGCACGGCTTCCCACAGACCCACCTGATGTGGCGGCACGTCGCCGAGCGCCTCGCCGGCGAGCACACGGTGATCTGCCCCGACCTGCGCGGCTACGGCGCCAGCGACAAGCCGGCGGCCGACGACCGGAGCGTGTACGCCAAGCGCACGATGGCCGACGACGTCGTGAAGCTGGCGGCGGCGCTCGGCCACGAGCGTTTCGCCCTAGTCGGCCACGACCGGGGTGCCCTGGTCGCCTTCCGGGCGGGCCTTGACCACCCGGAGTCCGTCACCCACCTGGGCATCCTCGACGTGGTGCCGACGCTCGACATGTGGCACGTCCTCCACGGCGTCCCGGCGGCGGTCGGCTACCACCTGTTCCTCATGGCCCAGCCGCCCGGCCTGCCCGAGACGATGATCGCGAACAGCGCGGACGCGTTCTTCGGCTCGTTCCTCGACGCGTGGGCCAACGACCCGGCCGCGATCCCGGCCGAGGTGCGCGCGGAGTACCTGCGGGCGAGCGCGGCGGCGGTCCCGTCGATCGTCGCGGACTACCGGGCCTCGGCGGACGTCGACGTCGAACACGACCAGGCCGACCTCGACGCGGGCTCCCAGCTGGCCATGCCGGTGACGGTGGTCCAGCAGGACTGGGGAGCCCAGCTGGGCTACGACGCGGCCGCGGTGTGGAAGGCGTGGGCGCCGGACCTGGACCACCGGCTGACCCGGGCGGGGCACTTCATGGCCGAGGAGGCCCCCGGCGAGATCGCGGCCGCGATCCGGGACCTGCTGGCCCGCTGA
- a CDS encoding isochorismatase family protein, with amino-acid sequence MLVDKEKTAVVIFDMQLELIPLLVNGTQLLHDCCWLAEVARELALPLTLTEHKKLGGLSLSLSDAAQDAPRLEKEHFDFLREPHIEEHLAAADRDQYVLAGAETHVVILQSALSLLERGKSVFVLRDTCSARNRSDHDAGLDRLAAEGAQLITREMFFFELIRNSEDPRYLELAKKFLDGRYIR; translated from the coding sequence ATGTTGGTGGACAAGGAAAAGACCGCCGTCGTCATCTTCGACATGCAGCTCGAGCTGATCCCGCTGCTGGTGAACGGCACGCAGCTGCTCCACGACTGCTGCTGGCTGGCCGAGGTGGCCCGCGAGCTCGCGCTGCCGCTGACGCTGACCGAGCACAAGAAGCTCGGCGGCCTGTCACTGTCCCTTTCGGACGCCGCACAGGACGCGCCCCGGCTGGAGAAGGAACACTTCGACTTCCTCCGGGAACCGCACATCGAGGAGCACCTGGCCGCGGCGGACCGCGACCAGTACGTCCTGGCGGGGGCCGAGACCCACGTGGTCATCCTCCAGTCGGCGCTGAGCCTGCTGGAACGCGGGAAGTCGGTGTTCGTCCTGCGGGACACCTGCTCGGCCCGGAACCGGTCGGACCACGACGCGGGCCTGGACCGGCTCGCCGCGGAAGGAGCCCAGCTCATCACCCGGGAGATGTTCTTCTTCGAGCTGATCCGCAACTCCGAAGATCCCCGCTACCTGGAACTGGCCAAAAAGTTCCTGGACGGCCGGTACATCCGTTAG
- a CDS encoding SulP family inorganic anion transporter: MSRLAAVRELLPGRADYDLRLPVLRADLLAGVTVGVVALPLALAFGISSGAGAAAGLVTAVVAGIVAAVFGGSPVQVSGPTGAMAVVLAPIVAAHGTASVALVSILGGVVVLAAGAARLGRLVGYLPWPVVEGFTLGIACIIFLQQLPAAVGTTAPPGRNPLLGAVSAVANAGGAVGWTVATVAVVAVIMLALPKLHRGIPASLVAVIVVTVAAEVAHAPVPRIGTLPGSLSPTLPHFDLGVAHDLAGAVVAVAALAAIESLLSARVAATMTRGGPPVGPTRPDRELVGQGLASIAVGLFGGMPATGAIARTAVNVRSGARTRLASVVHALVILAVIYAATGLVSRIPLAALAGVLLVTSLRMVPLATIREVVRASRSSAVTFAVTALVTVAADLILAVEIGLLAAAFFALRHLARAARAGRDPLPGPAADGDEHIAVLRFEGAVFWGASERIMTELAAAADDVLVVILRFSRLHLLDATGAKALGETIGELEARGVTVLLKGIQAHHKHLLTTTGALRTGSRLFTSLDDAVAEARARVSAARADVRC, translated from the coding sequence GTGAGCCGCCTCGCGGCCGTCCGGGAACTGCTGCCCGGCCGGGCCGACTACGACCTGCGGCTGCCGGTCCTGCGTGCGGACCTCCTCGCCGGTGTCACCGTCGGCGTCGTGGCCCTGCCGCTGGCGCTGGCCTTCGGCATCAGCTCGGGGGCCGGCGCGGCCGCCGGGCTGGTCACCGCCGTGGTGGCCGGGATCGTGGCCGCGGTCTTCGGCGGCTCACCGGTCCAGGTCTCCGGCCCGACCGGAGCGATGGCCGTCGTCCTGGCACCGATCGTGGCCGCCCACGGGACGGCGTCCGTGGCGCTCGTGTCGATCCTGGGCGGCGTGGTCGTGCTCGCCGCGGGCGCGGCGCGGCTGGGCAGGCTGGTCGGCTACCTGCCCTGGCCGGTCGTCGAAGGCTTCACCCTCGGCATCGCCTGCATCATCTTCCTCCAGCAGCTCCCCGCCGCCGTCGGGACGACCGCGCCGCCGGGGCGGAATCCCTTGCTGGGCGCGGTATCCGCCGTCGCGAACGCCGGTGGTGCGGTGGGCTGGACGGTGGCCACGGTCGCCGTCGTGGCGGTGATCATGCTCGCGCTGCCGAAGCTGCACCGCGGCATTCCGGCGTCCCTGGTGGCGGTGATCGTGGTGACGGTCGCCGCCGAAGTCGCGCACGCCCCGGTGCCACGCATCGGGACGCTGCCCGGCAGCCTCTCCCCCACGCTGCCGCACTTCGACCTCGGCGTGGCCCACGACCTCGCCGGGGCGGTCGTCGCCGTGGCCGCGCTGGCCGCCATCGAATCCCTGCTGTCGGCCCGGGTGGCCGCGACGATGACCCGGGGCGGCCCGCCGGTCGGGCCCACCCGCCCGGACCGCGAGCTCGTCGGCCAAGGTCTCGCTTCGATCGCCGTCGGCCTGTTCGGCGGGATGCCCGCGACCGGCGCGATCGCCCGCACCGCGGTCAACGTCCGCTCCGGGGCACGCACGCGGCTCGCCTCCGTCGTCCACGCGCTGGTGATCCTCGCGGTGATCTACGCCGCCACCGGGCTCGTCTCGCGGATCCCCTTGGCCGCCCTCGCCGGTGTCCTGCTGGTCACGAGCCTGCGCATGGTGCCGCTCGCCACGATCCGCGAAGTCGTCCGGGCGAGCCGGTCGAGCGCGGTCACCTTCGCCGTGACCGCGCTCGTCACCGTCGCGGCCGACCTCATCCTCGCGGTGGAGATCGGCTTGCTGGCCGCCGCGTTCTTCGCGCTGCGCCACCTCGCCCGCGCCGCGCGCGCCGGCCGCGACCCGCTGCCCGGCCCGGCCGCCGACGGCGACGAGCACATCGCGGTGCTGCGGTTCGAGGGCGCGGTGTTCTGGGGCGCTTCGGAACGGATCATGACCGAGCTCGCGGCCGCGGCCGACGACGTCCTCGTCGTCATCCTGCGGTTCTCCCGCCTGCACCTGCTCGACGCGACCGGCGCGAAAGCACTGGGCGAGACCATCGGGGAGCTGGAGGCGCGAGGCGTCACGGTGCTGCTGAAGGGAATCCAGGCCCACCACAAGCACCTGCTGACCACCACGGGCGCCCTCCGCACCGGCAGCAGGCTGTTCACCAGCCTCGACGACGCGGTCGCCGAGGCCCGCGCGCGGGTGAGCGCCGCGCGAGCGGACGTTCGCTGCTAG
- a CDS encoding alpha/beta fold hydrolase, translating to MLLPPLNADRRAWTQQVPALLSAGRRVLVPAYPGHGAVPFDATRFSLADLADEVAGSTGDDQADLVGWSLGGCVAILAALRHPGRIRSLTLINTAPRYREDVFERTLDLRHELHRHGGLLGAVFDREGDPTAAFTAAAPMDVLAEYFAALTAFDVAGRLPELKVPCLLVRGGEDCVVDPESAALLTRVPGARLRELPGHGHYAPLTAGRAVNETLAGFWATLN from the coding sequence GTGCTCCTCCCGCCGCTGAACGCCGACCGACGGGCGTGGACGCAGCAGGTCCCGGCCCTGCTGTCGGCGGGCCGCCGGGTCCTGGTCCCGGCCTACCCGGGGCACGGCGCGGTCCCCTTCGACGCCACCCGGTTCTCCCTCGCTGATCTCGCCGACGAGGTCGCCGGTTCCACGGGGGACGACCAGGCCGACCTGGTCGGCTGGTCGCTGGGCGGGTGCGTGGCGATCCTGGCGGCCCTCCGGCACCCCGGCCGGATCCGCTCCCTGACCCTGATCAACACCGCGCCCCGCTACCGCGAGGACGTCTTCGAACGCACCCTCGACCTCCGCCACGAACTCCACCGCCACGGTGGCCTGCTGGGCGCGGTCTTCGACCGGGAAGGCGATCCGACGGCGGCGTTCACGGCGGCGGCGCCGATGGACGTCCTCGCCGAGTACTTCGCCGCCCTCACTGCGTTCGACGTGGCCGGCCGGCTGCCCGAGCTGAAGGTGCCTTGCCTCCTCGTCCGAGGCGGTGAGGACTGCGTCGTCGACCCGGAATCGGCGGCCTTGCTGACCCGGGTGCCCGGCGCCCGGCTCCGCGAGCTGCCGGGCCACGGCCACTACGCCCCGCTGACCGCGGGGCGAGCCGTCAACGAAACCCTCGCCGGCTTCTGGGCGACACTGAACTGA
- a CDS encoding metalloregulator ArsR/SmtB family transcription factor: MPARSRTTEPLYRIKADLFKCLAHPIRIQVLEVLAAAGDEGTPVTRLLEVTDCEASHLSQHLAVLRRSGVVVSTRTGNAVEYWLAQPLVAELLVVARAFLLSSLTPDSDRLRTAQELPPLPGASPQAILDAIAADA; this comes from the coding sequence ATGCCCGCCCGATCCCGCACGACCGAGCCGCTCTACCGGATCAAGGCCGACCTGTTCAAGTGCCTGGCCCACCCGATCCGCATCCAGGTGCTGGAGGTGCTGGCCGCGGCCGGCGACGAGGGCACGCCGGTCACCCGGCTGCTCGAGGTGACCGACTGCGAAGCGTCCCACCTGTCCCAGCACCTCGCGGTGCTCCGCCGCAGCGGCGTCGTCGTCTCCACCCGCACGGGCAACGCCGTCGAGTACTGGCTCGCCCAGCCGCTCGTCGCGGAGCTCCTCGTCGTGGCGCGCGCCTTCCTGCTCTCCAGCCTGACCCCGGATTCCGACCGGCTCCGGACCGCCCAGGAACTGCCGCCCCTGCCCGGAGCCAGTCCGCAGGCCATCCTCGACGCGATCGCGGCCGACGCGTGA
- a CDS encoding AfsR/SARP family transcriptional regulator, which yields MRIDVLGAVRAVRDDGSPVDLGGPRHREVLARLVAAEGRPVTTDTLVGDLWPDPPARAVGALRTFVAALRRALEPGRAPRTPPRVIVTEGPGYALRLPREDVDVHRFEDALDRTRRAPGAVTDLSAALAAWRGTAYADVPDSAWAQRERTRLEELRLTAVELRARVLLDAGEGGDLVAELGAHVAEHPWREPAWGLLARALHRAGRQADALATLRRARAMLVDQLGLDPGADLQRLETEILNGTGTAWPASGARFGPRTTVDLARTLALAGGDALVHSRRDRLAAIEAAERTGDLVLTARIIGAYDVPAIWSRADDLGQSRAVVAAAERTLAALGPGSPPDLRARLLATVAVESRSGDLTATERDRARRAAGEAEALARGIGDPALLAFALNGVFLQSFSRPGLAAVRDRTGAEILDVATRHDLPAFAVLGRLVRLQSASAVGDLDTAEAHAAAAEQLAATAESPLVAVLVAWFRARATAARSTEPGGPSPATAAAQYRAAEDALRTAGMPGLHRGLFPLALLGLRLLHGRAAPTDPHLDWGPYRPWTQPHVSLAQGRRDEARAALAAAPEPPRDHLQEAMWCLTAHAAVRLGERGIAAAAAESLRDAAGEHAGAASGMLTLGPVARYLTDAAARK from the coding sequence ATGCGAATCGACGTGCTGGGCGCCGTGCGGGCGGTGCGCGACGACGGGAGCCCGGTGGACCTGGGCGGGCCGCGCCATCGCGAAGTGCTCGCCCGGCTCGTCGCGGCCGAGGGGCGGCCGGTCACCACCGACACGCTGGTCGGCGACCTGTGGCCCGATCCGCCCGCCCGCGCGGTGGGCGCGTTGCGCACGTTCGTCGCCGCCCTGCGCCGCGCGCTCGAGCCCGGCCGGGCGCCGCGCACGCCGCCCCGGGTGATCGTGACCGAAGGACCCGGCTACGCCCTGCGCCTGCCGCGGGAGGACGTCGACGTCCACCGGTTCGAGGACGCCCTGGACCGGACCCGGCGGGCTCCCGGCGCCGTGACCGACCTCAGCGCGGCGCTGGCGGCCTGGCGGGGAACCGCCTACGCCGACGTACCGGACTCCGCGTGGGCCCAGCGCGAGCGAACCCGGCTGGAAGAGCTGAGGCTGACGGCCGTGGAGCTGCGCGCCCGCGTCCTCCTCGACGCGGGCGAGGGCGGCGACCTCGTCGCCGAGCTGGGTGCCCACGTCGCGGAACACCCGTGGCGCGAGCCGGCGTGGGGCCTGCTGGCCCGCGCGTTGCACCGGGCCGGGCGGCAGGCCGACGCGCTGGCGACCCTCCGCCGCGCCCGCGCGATGCTCGTCGACCAGCTCGGGCTCGACCCCGGCGCCGACCTGCAGCGGCTGGAGACCGAAATCCTGAACGGCACCGGGACCGCGTGGCCCGCCTCCGGTGCCCGGTTCGGCCCGCGCACCACGGTGGACCTGGCCCGCACCCTCGCACTGGCGGGCGGCGACGCCCTCGTCCACTCGCGGCGCGACCGGCTGGCCGCGATCGAGGCCGCCGAACGCACCGGCGACCTGGTGCTGACGGCCCGGATCATCGGTGCCTACGACGTGCCCGCGATCTGGAGCCGGGCCGACGACCTCGGGCAGTCGCGCGCCGTCGTGGCGGCGGCCGAGCGCACGCTCGCCGCGCTCGGGCCCGGCAGTCCGCCCGACCTGAGAGCCCGCCTCCTGGCGACCGTCGCCGTCGAGAGCCGCAGCGGCGACCTCACCGCCACCGAGCGGGACCGCGCGCGGCGAGCCGCGGGCGAGGCCGAAGCACTGGCCCGCGGCATCGGTGATCCCGCACTGCTGGCGTTCGCGCTCAACGGCGTCTTCCTGCAGTCGTTTTCCCGCCCCGGGCTGGCGGCCGTCCGCGACCGGACGGGCGCCGAGATCCTCGACGTGGCGACGCGGCACGACCTGCCGGCCTTCGCGGTGCTCGGCAGGCTCGTCCGGCTGCAGTCCGCCTCGGCCGTCGGCGACCTCGACACCGCGGAGGCGCACGCGGCCGCAGCCGAACAGCTCGCCGCCACCGCCGAGTCGCCGTTGGTCGCGGTGCTCGTCGCGTGGTTCCGGGCCCGGGCGACGGCCGCTCGCAGCACGGAACCCGGCGGCCCGTCCCCCGCGACGGCCGCGGCGCAGTACCGCGCCGCCGAGGACGCCCTCCGGACGGCGGGCATGCCGGGACTGCACCGCGGCCTGTTCCCGTTGGCGCTGCTGGGGTTGCGCCTGCTGCACGGCCGGGCCGCGCCCACCGACCCGCACCTCGACTGGGGGCCGTACCGCCCGTGGACGCAGCCCCACGTGTCGCTCGCCCAAGGCAGGCGGGACGAGGCCCGTGCCGCCCTCGCGGCCGCACCCGAACCACCGCGCGACCACCTGCAGGAGGCGATGTGGTGCCTGACCGCACACGCCGCGGTCCGTCTCGGCGAGCGCGGGATCGCGGCCGCCGCCGCGGAAAGCCTGCGCGACGCCGCGGGGGAACACGCCGGCGCGGCGAGCGGGATGCTGACTCTGGGACCGGTGGCGCGGTACCTGACCGACGCCGCCGCGAGGAAATGA
- a CDS encoding beta-ketoacyl synthase N-terminal-like domain-containing protein, with protein MRRVRHRPARRLPHRRRPAAGTGPQRAQLPRNAPSTLSGRISYHYDIGGPSVTLDSACSSSLAALHTALLNIRADECAAAIVGAVSVFSTPEVPEFARVSRMSSPTGTSRPFTDAADGFVPRRASRR; from the coding sequence GTGCGGCGTGTTCGCCACCGGCCTGCCCGGCGACTACCGCACCGTCGTCGCCCAGCGGCCGGAACTGGCCCTCAGCGCGCACAGCTTCCTCGCAACGCGCCCTCGACGTTGTCCGGGCGGATCTCTTACCACTACGACATCGGCGGTCCGTCGGTCACGCTGGACAGTGCGTGCTCCTCGTCGCTGGCAGCACTGCACACGGCACTGCTCAACATCCGCGCGGACGAGTGCGCCGCGGCCATCGTCGGTGCGGTGTCGGTGTTCAGCACCCCCGAGGTCCCGGAATTCGCCCGCGTTTCGCGCATGAGCTCGCCGACCGGCACCAGCAGGCCGTTCACCGACGCGGCGGACGGGTTCGTCCCGCGGAGGGCGTCGCGACGGTGA